The genomic interval ATTGGTTAATACTGCACCTGCGCCACCTTCCAGCTCGGCCAGCGCGCGCTGGGTCACGTCACGCGTAGGGTTGCCACGACGCGAATAATCATGCGCGCGGGGTTCATTAAATCCGGTGAAGTTATAGGTACTGGAAAGATGAATCGGCGGGACAACGCAGCCGTACTGCTCGTCATCATTTAATCCGCTACGCACTGCAATAGTGGCCTGTTTACGCGTCATGGTGAGGGCTTCCTGGCGAATGAGGTGAAAAGTCAGGCACCAGAGTAAACATTGAAAGTATGGACGTCAATACATCTGGACATCTAAACTTCTTTGCGTATAGATTGAGCAATGCGCAAATAGCCGTTAAAATTATATGCTTTAGTGCACGCTGCAGCGGCAATATCCGTGCCACGGTATCGTCTCTACGGTAAACTAGGCAAGATTGCGGTTCAAAACGGGTGGTTACAGGTTTTGCACCTTTAGATAAATGACTGAGAGGATTAAAGGTATCTCATGGCTGAATGGAGCGGCGAATATATCAGCCCATACGCTGAGCACGGTAAGAAGAGTGAGCAAGTAAAGAAAATTACGGTTTCCATTCCTCTGAAGGTGTTGAAGATCCTCACCGATGAACGTACGCGTCGTCAGGTGAACAACCTGCGCCACGCGACCAACAGCGAACTGCTGTGCGAAGCGTTTCTGCATGCGTTTACCGGTCAACCGTTGCCGAACGATGAAGATCTGCGCAAAGAGCGCAGTGATGAAATCCCGGAAGAGGCGAAGGTGATCATGCGTGAACTGGGTATTGACCCGGAGACGTGGGAATACTGAGAAACGGATACAAAAAAGGCACCTTGCGGTGCCTTTTTTTCGGGAAACTTATTTAGCGCCCGGGATGCTGAAACGCTTGTTGAAGCGGTCAACACGGCCACCGGTTGCAACGTCACGCTGCTTACCAGTGTAGAACGGGTGGCATTTGCCGCACACGTCCAGGTTCAGATCGTGACCCACGGTAGAGCGGATCTGGATAGAGTTACCGCAAGAACAGTTTGCAGTAATCATTTCGTATTTCGGGTGAATATCTTTTTTCATGGGAGAACCTCAGTTAAGGCCGCGTCGCTCTTCCAGCCCTAACGCCAGACACCACGCGATGTTGATTGTAAGTTCTTTGGCGTAAAGTACACCAAAGGCGGCGAATCATACAGAATTTGACCAACGTATGCAAACTGATCCGCACGCCGCTTTTACTAATGTGTATACTAACGCGCCACTTTTCAAGTCAGGAAGATTCGATGCCCGTCGCTCACGTTGCCCTGCCCGTTCCGCTTCCCCGTACCTTTGACTATCTGCTGCCCGACAGCATGAGCGCCAAAGCGGGCTGCCGCGTGACCGTGCCGTTTGGCAAACAACAGCGCGTGGGGATCGTTGTCTCCGTCAGCGATAAAAGCGAATTGCCGCTTAACGAACTGAAGTCGGTCGTTGAGGTGCTGGACAGCGAGCCGGTTTACTCCACCAGCACCTGGCGACTGCTGCTGTGGGCGGCGGATTATTACCATCACCCGATTGGCGACGTTCTGTTCCACGCCCTGCCTATCATGCTGCGCCAGGGCAAGAGCGCCAGCCATGCGCCAATGTGGTACTGGTTTGCTACCGAGCAGGGTCAGGCGGTGGACATCAACAGCCTGAAGCGATCGCAGAAACAGCAGCAGGCGCTGGCGGCGTTGCGTCAGGGAAAAATCTGGCGACATCAGGTCGACGAGCTTGAGGTCAGCGAAACAGCGCTACAGACCTTAAGAAAAAAAGGGCTAAGCGAACTGGCCAGCGAAGCACCCGCTCTTCACGACTGGCGGGAAAGTTTCTCCGTTTCAGGGGATCGCCTGCGTCTGAATACCGAACAGGCCACCGCCGTGGGCGCGATTCATAGCGCCTCCGATCATTTCTCTGCCTGGCTGCTGGCGGGGGTCACCGGTTCCGGCAAGACCGAAGTCTACCTGAGCGTGCTGGAAAACGTGCTCGCTCAGGGCAAACAGGCGCTGGTGATGGTGCCGGAAATTGGCCTGACGCCGCAAACCATCGCCCGATTCCGCGAACGCTTTAACGCGCCGGTTGAGGTGCTGCACTCCGGCCTGAACGACGGCGAACGCCTCAGCGCCTGGCTGAAAGCGAAAAATGGCGAAGCGGCGATTGTCATCGGCACCCGCTCGTCGCTGTTTACACCGTTTAAAAATCTCGGGGTTATCGTCATCGACGAAGAGCATGACAGCTCCTATAAACAGCAGGAAGGCTGGCGCTACCACGCCCGCGATCTGGCAGTTTATCGTGCCCATAGCGAACAAATTCCTATTATTCTCGGCTCCGCCACGCCAGCGCTCGAAACGCTGCACAACGTTCGCCAGCGTAAATACCACATGCTGCGCCTGACCCGTCGGGCGGGGAATGCCCGTCCGGCCATTCAGCACGTGCTGGATCTGAAAGGCCAGCAGGTTCAGGCGGGGCTAGCGCCCGCTCTTATCACCCGCATGCGCCAGCACCTGCAGGCGGGCAACCAGGTGATCCTGTTCCTTAACCGACGCGGTTTCGCGCCCGCGCTGCTGTGCCACGACTGCGGCTGGATTGCCGAGTGCCCGCGCTGCGACCATTACTACACCTTCCATCAGGCCCAGCGGCATTTGCGCTGCCACCACTGCGACAGCCAGCGCCCGGTGCCGCGCCAGTGCCCGTCGTGTGGTTCCACGCATATCGTGCCGGTGGGGCTGGGAACGGAACAGCTGGAACAGGCGCTTGGCCCTTTCTTCCCGGACGTGCCGATTTCGCGTATCGACCGGGACACCACCAGCCGCAAGGGCGCGCTGGAACAGCAGCTGGCGGAAGTGCATCGCGGTGGCGCACGCATCCTGATTGGCACCCAGATGCTGGCCAAAGGGCACCACTTCCCGGACGTGACGCTGGTCGCCCTGCTGGACGTAGACGGCGCGCTGTTCTCGGCAGATTTCCGCTCAGCCGAGCGCTTCGCCCAGCTTTATACCCAGGTGGCAGGGCGCGCCGGCCGCGCCGGTAAACAGGGTGAAGTGGTGTTGCAAACGCACCATCCTGAGCACCCGCTGCTGCAAACCCTGCTGCATAAAGGCTATGACGCCTTTGCCGAGCAGGCGCTGGCCGAGCGCCAAACCATGCAGCTGCCGCCGTGGACCAGCCACGTCATCATCCGCGCGGAAGACCATAACAACCAGCAGGCGCCGCTTTTCCTGCAGCAGCTGAGAAACCTCCTGCAGGCCAGCCCGCTGGTGGATAATCAGCTGTGGATTCTGGGCCCGGTACCGGCTCTCGCACCAAAGCGCGGCGGACGTTTCCGCTGGCAAATCTTACTTCAGCACCCTTCGCGGGTTCGCCTGCAGCATATCGTCAGCGGCACGCTGGCGCTCATCAACACGCTGCCGGAAGCGCGGAAAGTGAAGTGGGTACTGGACGTCGATCCCATAGAAGGCTGAAGACGGATCGAAAAATTTAACGCTCCTCACACTTTTTATGAAAATTCTGTAACCGATTCCATTAACTATCTGTAAAAATGGTGATGTCAGAAGTTCGGTGTTCAGGCGAGGAGAAGACGTTGAAGTCCAGGAAAGAGGTTGCACCGGCGACCATGAAAGACGTTGCCCAGAAAGCACAAGTCTCTACGGCAACGGTATCCCGCGCATTAATGAACCCGGATAAAGTCTCCCAGGCGACCCGTAACCGGGTGGAGCAGGCTGCGCTTGAAGTGGGATATTTTCCACAGGCGATGGGGCGTAACGTCAAACGCAACGAGTCGCGTACCATTCTGGTAATTGTGCCGGACATCTGCGACCCCTTCTTCAGCGAGATTATCCGCGGTATTGAAGTCACCGCGGCGGAACAGGGGTACCTGGTGCTCATTGGCGACTGCGCCCATCAGAACCAGCAGGAAAAGACCTTCATCGATCTCATTATCACCAAGCAGATCGACGGCATGCTGCTGCTTGGCTCTCGCCTGCCGTTTGATGCCAGCATCGAAGAGCAGCGCAATCTACCGCCGATGGTCATGGCCAACGAGTTTGCGCCGGAGCTTGAGCTGCCGACGGTCCATATCGATAACCTTACCGCCGCGTTCAACGCCGTAAACTATCTTCAGGAGCTGGGGCACAAGCGCATTGGCTGTATTGCCGGGCCGGAAGAGATGCCGCTGTGTCACTACCGTTTGCAGGGCTACGTTCAGGCGCTGCGCCGTACCGGCGTCACCGTCGATCCGCACTACATTGCGCGCGGTGATTTTACCTTCGCAGCCGGTGGACAGGCGCTGGAGAAACTTCTGGACCTGCCTGAGCCGCCAACCGCCGTATTTTGTCACAGCGACGTGATGGCGCTGGGCGCATTATCGTACGCCAAACGCCGCGGCCTGCGGATACCGAAAGATTTATCGATCATCGGTTTCGACAATATTTCGCTTTCAGAATTTTGCGATCCGCCGCTGTCAACGGTCGCTCAGCCACGCTATCAAATCGGCCGCGAAGCGATGCTGCTTCTGCTGGATCAGCTTCACGGTCAAACAGTTAGCAGCGGCTCGCGGCTGCTGGACTGCGAACTGATCGTTCGCGGCACTACCCAGGCATTGACTTAAAGTAAACGTCTTTCGGATACCCTTATCTGGTCAAAGCCCCGCCGCTTAAGTAACATGGCGGACTGACGAACGAATAAATACAGCGAAACGATAGTGGCACAACGAGATTATGTACGTCGCGGCCAGCCGGCACCTTCGCGACGCAAAAAGAGTAGCTCAAGGAAAAAGCAACGTAACCTGCCTGCTGTATCGCCAGCAATGGTCGCTATTGCTGCGGCTGTAGTCGTCGCCTTTATTGGTGGCCTGTACTTTATCACGCACCATAAAAAAGAAGAATCTGAGGCACTGCAGGCCAGTAAAGTTGCCGGAAATGGTCTTCCTCCGAAGCCTGAAGAGCGCTGGCGCTATATCAAAGAGCTGGAAAGCCGTCAGCCTGGAGTGCGTGCGCCAACCGAACCTTCTGCGGGTGGTGAAGTGCAGAATGCGAATCAGCTGACGGATGAACAGCGTCAGCTACTGGCCCAAATGCAGGCCGATATGCGCCAGCAGCCTACGCAGCTGAACGAAGTTCCCTGGAATGAGCAGACGCCAGCACAACGCCAGCAAACGCTGCAGCGACGTCAGGCGCAACAGCAGATCCAGCAGCAACAGCAACAGCAGCAGTGGGCACAAACCCAGCCGGTGCAGCAGCCGAAAGCACAGCCGCGGGTAACGGAGCAGCCATACCAGCAGCAGACGCGTACGGTGCAGTCTCAGCCTGTCCAGCAGCAGCCGAAAGCTCAGCCGCAGAAACAGGCGGCTCAGCCGTATCAGGATCTGCTCCAGACGCCAGCGCATACCACCGCGCAGCAGCCGAAAACCCAGCAGGCCGCGCCGGTGACCAAAGAGACCGAAGCACCTAAGCAGACGGCGGAGAAAAAAGACGAACGCCGCTGGATGGTGCAGTGCGGTTCATTCAAAGGTGCCGAGCAGGCGGAAACGGTGCGCGCGCAGCTGGCCTTTGAAGGGTTCGATTCGCGTATTACCACCAATAACGGCTGGAATCGCGTGGTGATTGGTCCGGTCAAAGGCAAAGAAAATGCCGATGGCACCATTTCGCGGTTGAAAATCGCTGGTCACACAAACTGCATTCGACTCGCCTCCGGGGGTTGAAACCCCCAAAATCCCCCCCATCTATCATTTAATTCAGCCCTGAGCACAGGCTCAGGGCTTCTGTTTCCCGATTCTGTAACCAGGGGGTCTGCTCGTGACAACAATAGTAAGTGTACGCCGTAACGGCCATGTGGTAATCGCCGGTGATGGCCAGGCCACGCTGGGTAATACCGTCATGAAAGGCAACGTGAAGAAAGTGCGCCGTCTCTACAACGACAAAGTGATCGCCGGTTTTGCAGGCGGCACGGCGGATGCCTTCACGCTGTTTGAACTGTTTGAACGCAAACTGGAAATGCACCAGGGTCATCTGGTGAAAGCTGCCGTTGAGCTGGCAAAAGACTGGCGTACCGACCGCATGCTGCGCAAGCTTGAAGCACTGCTCGCCGTGGCCGATGAAACCGCCTCGCTGATCATCACCGGTAACGGTGACGTGATTCAGCCGGAAAATGACCTGATTGCCATCGGCTCTGGCGGCCCTTATGCCCAGGCTGCAGCCCGCGCGCTGTTGGAAAACACCGACATGAACGCGCGTGATATCGCGGTGAAAGCGTTGGATATTGCAGGTGATATCTGCATCTATACCAACCACAACCACACCATCGAAGAATTGACCTCCAAAGCGTAAGGATCTCCCATGTCTGAAATGACCCCACGCGAAATTGTCAGCGAACTGAACAAACACATTATCGGCCAGGATAACGCCAAGCGTTCCGTGGCTATCGCTCTGCGTAACCGCTGGCGTCGTATGCAGCTTGACGAAGAGCTGCGCCACGAAGTAACGCCGAAAAACATTCTGATGATCGGCCCGACCGGCGTCGGTAAAACCGAAATCGCCCGTCGTCTGGCGAAGCTGGCTAACGCGCCGTTCATCAAAGTTGAAGCCACCAAGTTCACCGAAGTGGGCTATGTGGGTAAAGAAGTGGACTCCATCATTCGCGATCTGACCGACTCGGCGATCAAGATGGTGCGCGTCCAGGCGATCGAGAAAAACCGCTATCGCGCTGAAGAGATGGCCGAAGAGCGCATTCTCGACGTTCTAATCCCACCGGCAAAAAACAACTGGGGCCAGGCAGAACAGCAGGCGGAGCCGTCCGCTGCGCGCCAGGCATTTCGCAAGAAGCTCCGTGAAGGCCAGCTGGATGACAAAGAGATTGAGATCGATCTCGCTGCCGCGCCGATGGGTGTGGAAATCATGGCGCCTCCAGGCATGGAAGAGATGACCAGCCAGCTACAGTCGATGTTCCAGAACCTGGGCGGACAAAAGCAGAAAGCGCGTAAGCTGAAAATCAAAGACGCGATGAAGCTGCTGATTGAAGAAGAAGCGGCGAAGCTGGTTAACCCGGAAGAGCTGAAGCAGGACGCTATCGACGCGGTTGAGCAGCACGGCATCGTGTTTATCGACGAAATCGACAAAATTTGTAAGCGCGGCGGCAACAGCTCCGGCCCGGATGTTTCCCGTGAAGGCGTTCAGCGCGACCTGCTGCCGCTGGTTGAAGGCTGCACCGTCTCCACCAAGCACGGCATGGTGAAAACGGACCACATCCTGTTTATCGCTTCAGGGGCGTTCCAGGTTGCCAGCCCGTCGGATCTGATCCCCGAACTGCAGGGGCGTCTGCCCATCCGCGTTGAGCTGCAGGCGCTGACCACCGAAGATTTCGAACGTATCCTGACCGAACCAAACGCCTCTGCTACCGTACAGTACAAAGCGCTGATGGCGACCGAAGGCGTGAACCTCGAGTTCACCGAAGACGGTATTAAACGTATCGCTCAGGCCGCATGGCAGGTGAACGAAACCACCGAGAACATCGGTGCGCGTCGTCTGCACACCGTGCTGGAACGCCTGGTGGAAGATATCTCTTATGATGCGAGTGACCTGAACGGTCAAACCATTACCATTGACGCAGAATATGTGAGTAAACATCTGGATGCGTTAGTGGCAGATGAAGATCTGAGCCGTTTTATCCTATAATCGCGGTTACTGGATTCTCATCACGTTTAATGGGGGCTAATGCCCCCATTTTTATTGGCTATATACCTATGACTGACATCAGCCGTACTCAGGCGTGGCTCGAAAGTCTGCGCCCTAAAACACTTCCTCTGGCCTTTGCCGCGATTATCGTCGGCACCGCCCTTGCCTGGTGGCAGGGTTATTTTGATCCGCTGGTCGCCGCGCTGGCTTTGATTACCGCTGGCCTGCTGCAAATCCTCTCCAATCTCGCCAACGACTACGGCGACGCGGTAAAAGGCAGCGACAAGCCGGACCGCATAGGGCCACTGCGCGGAATGCAGAAAGGGGTGATTACCCAGGCGCAGATGAAACGCGCGCTGATTATCACCGTAGTGCTGATCTGTCTATCCGGCCTGGCGCTGGTGACCGTGGCGTCTAAGACCCCGAGCGATTTTATTGGCTTCCTGGTGCTGGGTTTATTGGCCATTATCGCGGCCATCACCTACACCGTCGGCACGCGTCCTTACGGTTATATTGGGCTCGGGGATATCTCCGTACTGGTGTTCTTCGGCTGGCTGAGCGTGATGGGAAGCTGGTACCTGCAGGCGCATACGGTGATTCCTGCCCTGTTCCTCCCTGCGACCGCCTGCGGTCTGCTGGCGACGGCGGTGCTCAACATCAACAACCTGCGCGACATCGACAGCGATCGCGAGAACGGCAAAAACACCCTGGCGGTTCGTCTTGGGCCGGTGAATGCGCGCCGCTATCATGCCAGCCTGCTCATTGGTGCGCTGGTTTGCCTGGCGCTGTTTAACCTGATTTCCTTACAGAGCTTGTGGGGCTGGCTGTTTGTGCTTGCCGCGCCGCTGCTGATTAAGCAGGCCCGCTTTGTGATGCGTGAACTCAGCCCTTCCGCCATGCCGCCAATGCTGGAACGTACGGTAAAAGGCGCGTTGCTGACTAACCTGTTGTTCGTCATCGGGATTGTTTTAAGCCAGACGCTGCGTTAGCTGACAAATATCAATTAACAATTGATGATTTTGCCAACAACGCATTTCGCGCGATATACTGAACACATTCGCAGCAACTGAGCGTTAAACCTATGAAATACGATACCTCCGAGCTTTGTGACATCTACCAGGAAGATGTCAACGTCGTTGAACCGCTGTTCTCCAACTTTGGTGGGAGGTCGTCGTTTGGCGGTCAAATCGTCACGGTGAAATGTTTCGAGGACAACGGGTTGCTGTACGATCTGCTCGAACAGAATGGCCGCGGCCGTGTTCTTGTGGTCGACGGCGGTGGTTCCGTGCGCCGTGCATTAATTGATGCTGAACTGGCAGGCATTGCCGTCCAGAATGAGTGGGAAGGCATTGTGGTGTACGGTTCCGTGCGTCAGGTCGACGATCTTGAAGACCTGGATATCGGGATTCAGGCCATCGCGGCCATACCGGTAGGAGCGACAGGTGACGGCATTGGCGAAAGCGACGTGCGCGTTAACTTCGGCGGCGTGACCTTCTTCTCCGGGGATCATCTCTACGCCGATAATACCGGCATTATCCTTTCCGAAGATCCGCTGGATATTGAATAGTTAAAGAGTCAGCGAGAACCATAAAAAAACCGCCAACAGCAATGTGGCGGTTTTTTTTGTCCCTCGGGATTCGCGGTCCGTTGGGGAGTCTTACAGACTAACACCAAGGAACTTCATCATACTCTCGTCTACACCTTGGGCAACCCCTCAGAACCTTTATAAAATCCTAATTGCCCATGAAAACCTTAACGCCACGGTTGATGCTCTTTATGATACAGCGTCCCTTTCCTCCATCTCGCAAATGGGCATCGGTCCAGGGAAAGGTGTATTCACTACCGTAAAGCAGGCTAACACCAGGGCTTGTGTCCACCGACTTATCACCGGTGGTGAACGGTGGAGCGGTTAGCTGCAGGGACCGCATAATGAAACGCTATTTATGTATCGCGTTCATTGTCGCCAGCGTACTCGTGGTAAAGAGTGATGAACCCAATGTGTTCGTTGCTTATGCTATGACAGCGCAGGACAAGTAGCGTTAAGGCCGCCTTTGGCGGCCTTTTTTATTACTGGCATAAAAAAAGCCGGGTGGCGGCTTCGCCTTACCCGGCCTACTGAGTTCATCCCAATGGGAATTAAACCTCTTCCATACGTCCAAGCAGCGCCTGCAGGCGATCCTGCCAGCCGTTCTGCTGTTCGCGCAGCTGGTTGTTTTCGCGCTCCAGTTCTTCGCGGCCGTGCTGAGCGTTCTGAACTTCCTGCGCCAGGCTGTTGTTTTTCTCTTTCAGCTCTTCAATTTCCATCTGCAGCAGGGTGATGGTGTCAATCGCCTGCTGTACTTTCGATTCCAGTTTCTCAAACACTTCTAAAGACATGATGCTACCTCTCCTGAATTGCAAGGCGACGCTTTAACATAAACGCGCACGACATATACCGTCGATTGTATGGAGCGCGGGGCTCTGTGTCCAGCGACACACCGCGCAGATCGCGGTTTGCAACACTTTTAGGTCTGGTCCTGGTGTGTTCGCGTCATATACCCCTAAATTGTTAACTGATTCGTTAATGAAATGATTCAGCTCACATTCCTGTACCGATCCTGTACTGCTGCAAAAATGTGCTTTATGGCGCGAAAACGCTCATTTTATTGACGCAGACCACACATTTTGATTTCGATATTTCTCGTTTTTGCTCGTTAACGATAAATTAACACTATGTCTACAGGGCATCGTGGCTGTCACGGGCGGCCATGCTAACAATAAACATCAATTTCTTCAGGATTCCGATTATGAGTCAGACATCAACCTTAAAAGGCCAGTGCATTGCCGAGTTCCTTGGTACCGGGTTGTTGATATTCTTCGGAGTGGGCTGTGTCGCTGCACTGAAAGTGGCGGGTGCCAGTTTTGGTCAGTGGGAAATCAGTATCATCTGGGGTCTGGGCGTGGCGATGGCCATCTACCTGACCGCAGGGGTTTCTGGTGCACATCTTAACCCGGCGGTGACAATCGCGCTTTGGCTGTTCGCGTGCTTTGACGGACGCAAAGTTGTTCCTTTTATTCTTTCTCAGTTTGCCGGCGCGTTTTGCGCAGCGGCGTTAGTTTACGGGCTTTATTACAATCTTTTCATCGACTTCGAACAGACGCATCATATGGTACGCGGCAGCGTCGAGAGTCTGGATCTGGCAGGCATCTTCTCAACCTATCCAAACCCACATATCAATTTTGTGCAGGCGTTCGCAGTTGAAATGGTGATTACCGCTATTCTGATGGGCGTTATCCTGGCGCTGACCGACGACGGAAACGGCATTCCGCGTGGCCCGCTGGCACCCCTGCTGATTGGTTTGCTGATTGCGGTGATTGGCGCATCCATGGGCCCGCTGACCGGCTTCGCGATGAACCCGGCACGTGATATCGGGCCAAAAGCGTTCGCCTTTATCGCAGGCTGGGGCGACGTCGCCTTCACCGGTGGCAAAGACATTCCTTACTTCCTGGTACCGCTGTTTGCGCCGGTTGTCGGGGCTGCGCTGGGTGCGTTTAGCTACCGCAAATTAATTGGTCGCCACTTACCGTGCGACACCTGTGTGGAAGAGGAGAAGGAAACGACTTCTACCGCACAACAAAAAGCTTCGCTGTAATCTGACTACGGGACACATACCATGACCGAAAAAAAATATATCGTTGCGCTCGACCAGGGCACTACCAGCTCCCGCGCTGTCGTAATGGATCATGACGCGAACATCGTCAGCGTGTCACAGCGCGAATTTGAGCAAATTTATCCTCGTCCAGGCTGGGTAGAACATGACCCGATGGAGATTTGGGCGTCCCAGAGCTCCACGCTGGTCGAAGTGCTGGCGAAAGCCGATATCAGTTCCGACGAGATTGCCGCGATTGGTATCACCAACCAGCGTGAAACTACCGTGGTCTGGGAACGCGAGACCGGTAAACCCATTTACAACGCTATCGTCTGGCAGTGCCGCCGTACATCCGAGATCTGCGAACAGCTGAAGCGCGACGGTATGGAAGAGTACGTGCGCAGCGCCACCGGTCTGGTGGTTGACCCATATTTCTCCGGCACCAAAGTGAAATGGATCCTCGACCACGTGGAAGGTTCACGCGAGCGTGCTAAACGCGGCGAGCTGCTGTTCGGTACCGTCGATACCTGGCTTATCTGGAAAATGACCCAGGGACGCGTTCACGTCACCGACTACACCAACGCCTCACGTACCATGCTGTTCAACATCAACACCCTGGAGTGGGATGACAAGATGCTGGACGCGCTGGACATTCCGCGCGCGATGCTGCCTGAAGTGCGTAA from Enterobacter sp. JBIWA008 carries:
- the metJ gene encoding met regulon transcriptional regulator MetJ — translated: MAEWSGEYISPYAEHGKKSEQVKKITVSIPLKVLKILTDERTRRQVNNLRHATNSELLCEAFLHAFTGQPLPNDEDLRKERSDEIPEEAKVIMRELGIDPETWEY
- the rpmE gene encoding 50S ribosomal protein L31 gives rise to the protein MKKDIHPKYEMITANCSCGNSIQIRSTVGHDLNLDVCGKCHPFYTGKQRDVATGGRVDRFNKRFSIPGAK
- the priA gene encoding primosomal protein N' — protein: MPVAHVALPVPLPRTFDYLLPDSMSAKAGCRVTVPFGKQQRVGIVVSVSDKSELPLNELKSVVEVLDSEPVYSTSTWRLLLWAADYYHHPIGDVLFHALPIMLRQGKSASHAPMWYWFATEQGQAVDINSLKRSQKQQQALAALRQGKIWRHQVDELEVSETALQTLRKKGLSELASEAPALHDWRESFSVSGDRLRLNTEQATAVGAIHSASDHFSAWLLAGVTGSGKTEVYLSVLENVLAQGKQALVMVPEIGLTPQTIARFRERFNAPVEVLHSGLNDGERLSAWLKAKNGEAAIVIGTRSSLFTPFKNLGVIVIDEEHDSSYKQQEGWRYHARDLAVYRAHSEQIPIILGSATPALETLHNVRQRKYHMLRLTRRAGNARPAIQHVLDLKGQQVQAGLAPALITRMRQHLQAGNQVILFLNRRGFAPALLCHDCGWIAECPRCDHYYTFHQAQRHLRCHHCDSQRPVPRQCPSCGSTHIVPVGLGTEQLEQALGPFFPDVPISRIDRDTTSRKGALEQQLAEVHRGGARILIGTQMLAKGHHFPDVTLVALLDVDGALFSADFRSAERFAQLYTQVAGRAGRAGKQGEVVLQTHHPEHPLLQTLLHKGYDAFAEQALAERQTMQLPPWTSHVIIRAEDHNNQQAPLFLQQLRNLLQASPLVDNQLWILGPVPALAPKRGGRFRWQILLQHPSRVRLQHIVSGTLALINTLPEARKVKWVLDVDPIEG
- the cytR gene encoding DNA-binding transcriptional regulator CytR; protein product: MKSRKEVAPATMKDVAQKAQVSTATVSRALMNPDKVSQATRNRVEQAALEVGYFPQAMGRNVKRNESRTILVIVPDICDPFFSEIIRGIEVTAAEQGYLVLIGDCAHQNQQEKTFIDLIITKQIDGMLLLGSRLPFDASIEEQRNLPPMVMANEFAPELELPTVHIDNLTAAFNAVNYLQELGHKRIGCIAGPEEMPLCHYRLQGYVQALRRTGVTVDPHYIARGDFTFAAGGQALEKLLDLPEPPTAVFCHSDVMALGALSYAKRRGLRIPKDLSIIGFDNISLSEFCDPPLSTVAQPRYQIGREAMLLLLDQLHGQTVSSGSRLLDCELIVRGTTQALT
- the ftsN gene encoding cell division protein FtsN; translation: MAQRDYVRRGQPAPSRRKKSSSRKKQRNLPAVSPAMVAIAAAVVVAFIGGLYFITHHKKEESEALQASKVAGNGLPPKPEERWRYIKELESRQPGVRAPTEPSAGGEVQNANQLTDEQRQLLAQMQADMRQQPTQLNEVPWNEQTPAQRQQTLQRRQAQQQIQQQQQQQQWAQTQPVQQPKAQPRVTEQPYQQQTRTVQSQPVQQQPKAQPQKQAAQPYQDLLQTPAHTTAQQPKTQQAAPVTKETEAPKQTAEKKDERRWMVQCGSFKGAEQAETVRAQLAFEGFDSRITTNNGWNRVVIGPVKGKENADGTISRLKIAGHTNCIRLASGG
- the hslV gene encoding ATP-dependent protease subunit HslV; protein product: MTTIVSVRRNGHVVIAGDGQATLGNTVMKGNVKKVRRLYNDKVIAGFAGGTADAFTLFELFERKLEMHQGHLVKAAVELAKDWRTDRMLRKLEALLAVADETASLIITGNGDVIQPENDLIAIGSGGPYAQAAARALLENTDMNARDIAVKALDIAGDICIYTNHNHTIEELTSKA
- the hslU gene encoding HslU--HslV peptidase ATPase subunit; the protein is MSEMTPREIVSELNKHIIGQDNAKRSVAIALRNRWRRMQLDEELRHEVTPKNILMIGPTGVGKTEIARRLAKLANAPFIKVEATKFTEVGYVGKEVDSIIRDLTDSAIKMVRVQAIEKNRYRAEEMAEERILDVLIPPAKNNWGQAEQQAEPSAARQAFRKKLREGQLDDKEIEIDLAAAPMGVEIMAPPGMEEMTSQLQSMFQNLGGQKQKARKLKIKDAMKLLIEEEAAKLVNPEELKQDAIDAVEQHGIVFIDEIDKICKRGGNSSGPDVSREGVQRDLLPLVEGCTVSTKHGMVKTDHILFIASGAFQVASPSDLIPELQGRLPIRVELQALTTEDFERILTEPNASATVQYKALMATEGVNLEFTEDGIKRIAQAAWQVNETTENIGARRLHTVLERLVEDISYDASDLNGQTITIDAEYVSKHLDALVADEDLSRFIL
- the menA gene encoding 1,4-dihydroxy-2-naphthoate polyprenyltransferase encodes the protein MTDISRTQAWLESLRPKTLPLAFAAIIVGTALAWWQGYFDPLVAALALITAGLLQILSNLANDYGDAVKGSDKPDRIGPLRGMQKGVITQAQMKRALIITVVLICLSGLALVTVASKTPSDFIGFLVLGLLAIIAAITYTVGTRPYGYIGLGDISVLVFFGWLSVMGSWYLQAHTVIPALFLPATACGLLATAVLNINNLRDIDSDRENGKNTLAVRLGPVNARRYHASLLIGALVCLALFNLISLQSLWGWLFVLAAPLLIKQARFVMRELSPSAMPPMLERTVKGALLTNLLFVIGIVLSQTLR
- the rraA gene encoding ribonuclease E activity regulator RraA; translation: MKYDTSELCDIYQEDVNVVEPLFSNFGGRSSFGGQIVTVKCFEDNGLLYDLLEQNGRGRVLVVDGGGSVRRALIDAELAGIAVQNEWEGIVVYGSVRQVDDLEDLDIGIQAIAAIPVGATGDGIGESDVRVNFGGVTFFSGDHLYADNTGIILSEDPLDIE
- the zapB gene encoding septal ring assembly protein ZapB: MSLEVFEKLESKVQQAIDTITLLQMEIEELKEKNNSLAQEVQNAQHGREELERENNQLREQQNGWQDRLQALLGRMEEV
- a CDS encoding MIP/aquaporin family protein — its product is MSQTSTLKGQCIAEFLGTGLLIFFGVGCVAALKVAGASFGQWEISIIWGLGVAMAIYLTAGVSGAHLNPAVTIALWLFACFDGRKVVPFILSQFAGAFCAAALVYGLYYNLFIDFEQTHHMVRGSVESLDLAGIFSTYPNPHINFVQAFAVEMVITAILMGVILALTDDGNGIPRGPLAPLLIGLLIAVIGASMGPLTGFAMNPARDIGPKAFAFIAGWGDVAFTGGKDIPYFLVPLFAPVVGAALGAFSYRKLIGRHLPCDTCVEEEKETTSTAQQKASL